Below is a window of Fimbriimonadaceae bacterium DNA.
TGGGCGACCACGGTTTTGTAACCCGTGGCCTCCTGCGCCATCGGCACGATCCCTTCATGCATCGCCAGATAGCTCAGCCCTATGAACATTGTCATCAGAAGGCCAACCATCATCATCAGCGTTAAAGCCGCATTTTTGGCCTCGGGCGGGCGAAAAGCCTGAACGCCATCCGCGATCGCTTCCGTACCCGTAAGGGCCGTACACGACGCTGCAAACGCCCGCAGCAACAGAAATGCGTTCACCGCATGCCAGCCTTCGTTAGGCTCGGCGATACCAGTCGCCACATGGTGCGGCACTCCCCAAGTGTCAACGACACCCTTAAAAATCAAAGCCAAAACCAAGAAAACAAACGTGTAGGTCGGAATCGCAAAGAGCATTCCCGACTCTTTCGCGCCTCGCAAGTTTGCGATCATCAAAATACAAATCGCGGCAACACCAATCCCTACGGCATATGGCTTAGTATCGGCATAGAGTGAGATGATAGCGTTGACGCCTGACGAAACCGACACCGCAACGGTCAGAACGTAATCAATCAGCAACGAGCCGCCCGCGATCTTCCCCGCGCCCGAGCCCAGGTTCTCCGTAGACACAAGGTAGGTGCCGCCACCTTTTGGATAAGCGTGAATCGTCTGGTAATAGCTAAAGGCGATCAGAAGCATCAAGCCGCCCAGCCACCACGAAACGTCGAACACAAAGGGCATCGCCGCCGCGCCCGCTAGCATCAAAACCAGCAGAATCTCTTCTGTGGCGTAAGCGACCGAAGATAAGGCATCGGAGGCAAAAACGGGCAGGCCGAAGACTTTGGGAAGCCTCTCGTGATGGGCGTGCTTTGTTTGGATCGGGTCGCCGATGAGAACCCGCTTCAGTTTGCTATAGACAGACATAAGAACGCCTACGAGCCCGAGCTAAGCACGCGCAGGCCGACCAACTCCTTCCGTTTGTCGAACTCGCAGAAGACGCGTGGCTCTCCCTTTATACCAAGGGCTCTGCGAGGATTGTGAGCACAAAGCCGGATGGCGGCCTCATCTCCAAAATCTTCAGCCAAATTTTGGAATGCGTTAAGCAAGGTAATCGAACTGCCCGCAAGCGTCTCCGTTCCAGAAACAGTCACCCTATCACGCTCGACCGTAACAGCCGTCCCCCACATGTCAAGCTTCGTCCCCGGCGTGAGCCCGGTTGCCATAGTGCTGTCGCTAATCGCGATAATTGCATCCAGAGACTTCGTTTTCAGAAGTAAACGCATGGAATCCTTGGAGACATGAATACGGTCGTAGATAACTTCGGTTGCAATTGCGTCGTTGGTCAAGAAGTAGCCGACCGCCCCCGCCTCACGATGGTGAAACGGTCTCATCGCATTGAACATATGCGTCGCATGCAACGCCCCAAACTCAAATCCGAAGCGCGCCTCATCGAACATAGCGTTCGTGTGTCCCATACTCACAATCACGCCACGATCCGATAGCCGTGTAATCAACTCCAAGGCACGGGGCCGTTCCGGTGCCATCGTCACAACCTTCAAACGAGGATCGTCAAAAATCGCATCCCACCCCGAGCCACCCTCGGGCGGATCCAAAAT
It encodes the following:
- a CDS encoding amidohydrolase family protein — translated: MKYVADYLGSEGFGSYLVDWSGPSPTFERVSRPPQLTLVPGFVDIHFHGAFGIDFMSASTEDLRVLCRGLEKVGYESVLMTTVTASVDDVQKAMSQIPADEPMIAGVHLEGPFISPEFPGAQPQSAILDPPEGGSGWDAIFDDPRLKVVTMAPERPRALELITRLSDRGVIVSMGHTNAMFDEARFGFEFGALHATHMFNAMRPFHHREAGAVGYFLTNDAIATEVIYDRIHVSKDSMRLLLKTKSLDAIIAISDSTMATGLTPGTKLDMWGTAVTVERDRVTVSGTETLAGSSITLLNAFQNLAEDFGDEAAIRLCAHNPRRALGIKGEPRVFCEFDKRKELVGLRVLSSGS